In one Mucilaginibacter ginsenosidivorax genomic region, the following are encoded:
- a CDS encoding beta-ketoacyl synthase chain length factor has product MYIRSTANISPQKTFGKVPFLDEIVIYEGNRLNCVTPDYKEIIDPKLIRRMSRVIKMGVASAMACLQDAGVTNPDAIITGTAYGCLEDTGVFLSKMVERGEELLTPTSFIQSTHNTIGAQVALLLHCNNYNNTFVNGGSSFESSLLDAQMLLQEGEAKNVLVGGIDEITDISHGILSRFGLYKRGATSNTDLYNTNSKGTVAGEGSAFFLLTNEASGNDLAKLDAVATFYKPANYAAVEQQIESFLAAQDLSMYDISLVVAGNNGDAQNDAVYDYLEGSLFNYCNVARYKHLCGEYPTSSAFALWHAAQIVKTNTIPGAEPITPIKKILVYNHYQNNCHSLMLLSAC; this is encoded by the coding sequence ATGTATATACGTTCAACAGCAAACATATCGCCCCAAAAAACATTCGGAAAGGTCCCGTTCCTTGACGAAATAGTGATTTATGAAGGTAACCGGCTCAACTGTGTTACGCCCGATTACAAAGAGATCATCGACCCAAAACTCATCCGCCGCATGAGCCGGGTTATCAAAATGGGGGTAGCATCTGCCATGGCCTGTTTGCAGGATGCCGGTGTAACCAACCCCGATGCCATTATTACCGGCACGGCCTATGGCTGCCTGGAAGATACCGGCGTGTTTTTAAGTAAAATGGTTGAACGTGGCGAAGAACTGCTCACCCCAACATCGTTCATACAATCAACCCATAATACCATTGGCGCACAGGTGGCTTTGCTGCTGCATTGCAACAATTACAATAACACGTTTGTAAATGGTGGCTCATCGTTTGAAAGCTCCCTGCTTGATGCGCAGATGCTATTGCAGGAAGGCGAAGCCAAAAACGTACTGGTAGGCGGCATCGATGAGATAACCGATATCAGCCACGGCATACTAAGCCGGTTTGGCCTGTATAAACGAGGCGCTACCTCCAATACCGACCTTTATAATACCAATTCAAAAGGTACCGTTGCAGGTGAAGGCTCGGCATTTTTCCTGTTAACCAATGAAGCATCAGGAAACGATCTGGCTAAGCTGGATGCAGTAGCCACATTTTATAAACCGGCCAACTATGCAGCTGTTGAACAGCAAATTGAATCATTCCTGGCAGCACAAGACCTCAGCATGTATGATATCAGCCTGGTGGTAGCAGGTAATAACGGGGATGCTCAAAATGATGCAGTTTACGACTACCTGGAGGGTTCGCTATTTAACTACTGTAATGTTGCCAGGTATAAACACTTGTGTGGCGAGTATCCCACATCATCGGCTTTCGCGTTATGGCATGCCGCCCAAATTGTGAAAACAAACACCATTCCCGGGGCAGAACCTATTACCCCAATTAAAAAAATATTGGTTTATAACCACTACCAAAACAACTGTCATTCGTTAATGTTGCTATCGGCGTGCTAA
- a CDS encoding polysaccharide deacetylase family protein: MLTFRNTNIAFLILLGFTIWAHKTYGVNWLAYGAIILAYSLIVAYGCYFVSSGFFMPMYCSAKTTDKIIAITFDDGPVSEGTPQVLQILKEANVEAAFFCIGERIAGNEATIRQLDAEGHIVGNHSYTHAALFDLFSSKKMLAEMQQVDRDLYNVIGKKTRLFRPPYGVMNPNLKKAIVKGGYLPIGWNVRSYDTMATDADALLQKVTLQIKPGAIFLFHDRCPVTVTMLPNFLGEIKAMGYRVERVDKMLGLPAYAGSGAD; this comes from the coding sequence GTGCTAACATTCAGAAACACCAATATCGCGTTCCTAATCCTGTTGGGTTTTACCATCTGGGCTCACAAAACATATGGGGTAAACTGGCTGGCCTATGGGGCAATTATACTTGCGTATTCACTCATTGTTGCCTATGGCTGCTATTTTGTAAGCTCCGGTTTTTTTATGCCGATGTACTGCTCGGCTAAAACAACCGATAAAATAATAGCGATAACTTTTGACGATGGCCCGGTATCAGAAGGAACTCCACAGGTTTTACAAATTTTGAAAGAAGCCAACGTCGAAGCTGCTTTTTTTTGCATTGGCGAACGTATTGCAGGCAATGAAGCCACAATCAGGCAACTGGATGCCGAAGGCCATATCGTCGGCAACCATAGTTATACACATGCTGCCTTGTTCGATCTTTTCTCTTCAAAGAAAATGCTTGCCGAAATGCAGCAGGTGGACCGCGATTTGTATAATGTAATTGGTAAAAAAACAAGACTATTCCGGCCGCCTTATGGGGTGATGAATCCTAATTTAAAAAAGGCCATTGTTAAAGGAGGGTACTTACCCATTGGCTGGAATGTTCGGTCATACGATACTATGGCTACCGATGCTGACGCGCTTTTGCAAAAAGTAACCCTGCAAATCAAACCAGGGGCAATCTTTTTATTTCACGACAGATGCCCGGTTACGGTAACTATGCTGCCAAACTTTTTGGGGGAGATAAAGGCGATGGGTTACCGGGTTGAAAGAGTGGATAAGATGCTGGGGCTCCCGGCATATGCCGGGAGTGGGGCTGACTGA
- a CDS encoding serine hydrolase domain-containing protein, whose amino-acid sequence MTHIFFFLSNWAHAQTHALLDSMTHAIAKQEYTGIHSILISKGGKLVYEHYFNGYTADSLHDSRSSFKSITSLLMGVAIDKGFVKNADQKVYAFFPEYKSFANNDTRKQLITIKNLLEMRSGFDCNEWDDDGKDCETEMVETKDWVKFSLDLPVKNDPGTVWNYTSCNPMIISGIISNASHMSVMAFAKKYLFDPLGITNYHWTIDPVGHGATAGSFFLLPKDMIKIGLLVKNNGVWKGKQIVSAQWLKASTTATIPIPGFSFVKLSRNKMAIPQPAYYGYYWYNEKVKASGYTEDVVFASGNGGQYIMIIKDMDLVVVFTQGNYNNWKAKRAFDLLVKYIIPACR is encoded by the coding sequence TTGACTCATATTTTCTTCTTTCTATCCAATTGGGCACATGCGCAAACACATGCCTTGTTAGATTCGATGACCCACGCCATCGCAAAGCAGGAATACACCGGCATCCACAGCATCTTGATATCTAAAGGCGGCAAGCTGGTTTATGAGCATTATTTTAACGGTTATACTGCCGATTCGCTGCATGATTCCCGGTCGTCATTTAAATCTATAACCAGCCTGCTGATGGGCGTTGCCATTGATAAAGGCTTTGTGAAAAATGCAGATCAAAAGGTTTATGCGTTTTTCCCTGAGTATAAATCATTTGCTAACAATGATACACGGAAACAGCTTATCACCATTAAAAACCTGTTAGAGATGCGGTCTGGCTTTGATTGCAATGAATGGGATGATGACGGGAAGGATTGCGAAACTGAAATGGTTGAAACTAAAGACTGGGTGAAGTTTTCGCTGGATTTGCCTGTGAAAAACGATCCCGGTACAGTTTGGAACTATACATCATGTAACCCAATGATTATTAGTGGTATCATTAGCAACGCAAGCCATATGTCCGTTATGGCGTTTGCAAAAAAATATTTGTTTGATCCATTGGGGATTACCAACTACCACTGGACAATTGACCCTGTCGGCCACGGCGCTACAGCCGGTTCCTTTTTCCTGCTGCCAAAGGATATGATTAAAATTGGGCTGCTGGTAAAAAACAATGGCGTTTGGAAGGGTAAACAGATAGTATCGGCACAATGGCTTAAGGCATCAACCACAGCTACTATTCCAATTCCCGGCTTTTCGTTTGTTAAATTGAGCAGGAATAAAATGGCCATTCCGCAACCTGCATATTATGGCTATTACTGGTACAACGAAAAGGTAAAAGCCTCCGGTTATACAGAAGACGTTGTTTTTGCATCGGGCAATGGCGGGCAGTATATCATGATCATTAAAGATATGGATTTGGTAGTTGTATTTACCCAGGGCAATTACAACAACTGGAAGGCCAAGCGGGCTTTTGATTTGTTAGTGAAGTATATAATTCCGGCATGCAGGTGA
- a CDS encoding beta-ketoacyl-[acyl-carrier-protein] synthase family protein, with the protein MMKLYIYKTTCISPQQTFGENIDIETLHPSIDNKLYAIEPAYPQFKGNALRRMSKSTRIGSGAALPLLTDAVQPSGIIIGTQVSGMEENGKFLNQIIEYNEDMLTPGSFVQGTPNTISSQIALISNNKNYNLTHVHRGLAFENAVVDAAMLLNENPDSRYLLGGVDEISFNNYTLDTLAGWFKKEDCLNGDLYNSTTDGSLSGEAATMFMVGNNKQNAMAQLTAITTIHSANVEVIRTRIRKFVEENLAEGEQPDLLITGENGDKRSLPFYTSCDSLFDKYTTIARFKHMCGEYPTASSFALWLACNFVSRALTMPQHMIKRKGEASSFKNILIYNTHKVGQHSCMLVSLPN; encoded by the coding sequence ATGATGAAGTTGTATATCTACAAAACCACCTGTATTTCTCCGCAACAAACCTTTGGAGAGAACATCGATATCGAGACGCTTCACCCTTCGATTGATAATAAGCTGTATGCTATTGAGCCTGCGTATCCGCAGTTTAAAGGCAATGCATTGCGCCGGATGAGTAAAAGTACCCGCATTGGCTCGGGAGCTGCCCTGCCACTGCTTACTGACGCTGTACAGCCCAGCGGCATAATCATAGGTACCCAGGTAAGCGGAATGGAGGAGAATGGCAAATTCCTGAACCAGATTATTGAGTATAACGAGGATATGCTTACACCCGGAAGCTTTGTGCAGGGTACCCCCAATACCATATCATCGCAAATAGCGCTCATCAGCAATAACAAAAATTATAACCTTACCCATGTTCACCGCGGGCTGGCTTTTGAAAACGCCGTTGTTGATGCAGCCATGCTGCTGAATGAAAACCCGGATAGCCGCTATTTACTTGGTGGCGTTGATGAAATTTCGTTCAACAACTACACCCTTGATACGCTTGCGGGCTGGTTTAAAAAAGAAGATTGCCTGAACGGTGATCTGTATAATTCAACTACGGATGGTAGTTTATCTGGCGAGGCCGCAACTATGTTCATGGTTGGTAATAATAAGCAAAATGCCATGGCGCAACTGACAGCCATAACCACCATACATAGTGCCAATGTTGAGGTAATTAGAACGCGCATTAGAAAGTTTGTTGAAGAAAACCTTGCCGAAGGCGAACAGCCAGATCTGCTGATAACCGGCGAAAATGGCGACAAACGCTCACTCCCTTTTTATACCTCCTGCGATAGTTTGTTTGATAAGTATACCACCATAGCCCGTTTTAAACACATGTGTGGCGAGTATCCAACGGCATCTTCTTTTGCACTTTGGCTGGCCTGCAATTTTGTTAGCAGGGCGTTGACCATGCCGCAGCATATGATAAAAAGAAAAGGCGAAGCAAGCAGCTTTAAAAATATACTGATATACAACACCCATAAAGTTGGGCAACATAGTTGCATGCTGGTGAGTTTGCCTAACTAA
- a CDS encoding beta-ketoacyl-[acyl-carrier-protein] synthase family protein — protein MDRIVVTGIGVISAIGHSVAENHAALVQGKTGIIKGGGNFPSRYSGLLPFGEVLIGTEELKEKLGVTEPGVTRTSLLALHAFNEAIADARLTPNQLTASDTALVGATTVGGMCLTDELYANTHGDTEHIEYVKSYDYASVNLHIQTRYGITGVVNTLNTACSSSANAIMYGCRLIKNGLANRVIVGGADSLAKFTVNGFNALRILSDEACAPFDQNRKGLNLGEGAAFLVLEKEADAAGKKIYAVVSGYGNANDAYHPSSLSPEGDGPYLAMKYALDNAGINPAAIDFINAHGTGTENNDEVESRAMLRLFDILPDFASTKGFTGHTLGAASAIEAVYSILNIDRQELYPNLNFNVPISDIGLEPVRLNRAATITHVMSNSFGFGGNCTSLIFSKA, from the coding sequence TTGGACAGGATTGTAGTAACCGGGATTGGAGTGATCAGCGCTATAGGCCACTCGGTAGCTGAAAATCATGCTGCATTGGTACAGGGCAAAACCGGTATTATAAAAGGCGGTGGTAATTTCCCTTCACGATATTCGGGGCTTTTGCCTTTTGGCGAGGTACTGATAGGCACCGAAGAATTGAAAGAGAAACTTGGCGTAACGGAGCCGGGTGTTACCCGCACCAGCCTGCTTGCCTTGCATGCGTTTAACGAGGCGATTGCCGATGCCCGATTAACCCCCAACCAATTAACCGCTTCGGATACTGCCCTTGTGGGCGCTACAACTGTAGGCGGCATGTGCCTAACCGACGAATTATATGCCAATACCCATGGCGATACCGAACACATTGAATATGTAAAATCATATGATTATGCATCGGTAAACCTACATATTCAAACGCGCTATGGTATAACCGGAGTAGTTAACACCCTGAATACAGCCTGCTCGTCATCAGCAAATGCTATTATGTACGGCTGCAGGCTGATAAAAAACGGGCTGGCCAATCGTGTAATTGTAGGTGGGGCCGATAGCCTGGCCAAATTCACAGTTAATGGTTTTAACGCCCTGCGTATTCTTTCGGATGAAGCTTGTGCCCCCTTCGATCAAAATCGTAAAGGGCTAAATTTAGGCGAAGGCGCAGCTTTTTTAGTATTAGAGAAGGAGGCAGATGCAGCAGGCAAAAAGATTTATGCCGTGGTAAGCGGCTACGGAAATGCCAATGATGCTTATCACCCTTCATCATTATCGCCCGAGGGAGATGGGCCATACCTGGCTATGAAATATGCTTTGGACAATGCCGGCATAAACCCCGCTGCCATTGATTTTATAAACGCCCACGGCACCGGCACCGAAAATAACGACGAGGTAGAAAGCCGTGCGATGCTGCGCTTGTTCGATATCCTGCCCGATTTTGCATCAACCAAAGGCTTTACCGGGCACACCCTTGGCGCGGCCAGCGCCATTGAGGCGGTTTACAGCATCCTGAATATAGACAGGCAGGAGCTATACCCCAATTTGAATTTTAATGTGCCTATAAGTGATATTGGCCTGGAACCGGTACGGCTTAACAGGGCCGCCACTATAACACATGTAATGAGTAACTCGTTTGGTTTTGGCGGGAATTGTACATCATTAATATTTTCAAAAGCTTAA
- a CDS encoding phosphopantetheine-binding protein, producing METTELKEKLKVQIIQFLNLTDLTPADIKDDEPLFGDGLGLDSIDSLELIVLLKREYGINIQDPKEGRKVLVDVNTMAAYIEQNGQK from the coding sequence ATGGAAACTACAGAACTAAAGGAGAAGTTAAAAGTTCAGATCATTCAATTCCTGAATTTAACTGATCTTACCCCGGCAGACATTAAAGACGATGAGCCGTTGTTTGGCGATGGCCTGGGGCTTGATTCCATCGATTCACTGGAACTTATTGTACTTTTGAAACGCGAGTACGGTATCAATATTCAAGACCCTAAGGAAGGCCGCAAGGTGCTTGTGGACGTAAACACCATGGCAGCATATATTGAGCAAAACGGGCAAAAATAA
- a CDS encoding ABC transporter permease — MFKLWASIVKDVRILLRDKVGISLMFIMPVILVIVVTLIQNSTFQLMNKNKLTVVVCNQDAGKLSKQLTSTINKIGMFKVVRAASNLNEQQMGDAMHSADAMLAITIPPDFSAKIEAKAKSSSNKALKSFGLQADSAKEEKLTAPTPLILHYNPSIPESIRFSVNGALTSALQIVESRETLRTLYFAINEKEMPEKLEQEMLNGKAEIKQVPVSKGGSITAPNATQHNVPAWTIFAMFFIIMSLSGSVVREKVSGSFIRLKTLPTNFAVGLLSKQITYLCVTLFQALVIFSLGLWFFPYINLPALNLPADIFGLVLVTVAVGYCAVSYAICVGVFAHTQEQANGFGAVSIVILSAIGGLMVPSFAMPGALKTISSLSPLHWCIEAYYGLFLEGAGLKDVVISIIPLVGITFVFQALTFIGLKRKNLI; from the coding sequence ATGTTTAAGCTTTGGGCCTCGATAGTAAAAGATGTAAGGATATTGCTGCGCGACAAAGTAGGCATATCGCTCATGTTCATTATGCCGGTTATTTTGGTAATTGTGGTTACGCTTATCCAAAACAGCACTTTTCAGCTGATGAACAAAAACAAACTCACGGTAGTGGTTTGTAATCAAGATGCTGGTAAACTGAGCAAACAACTCACAAGCACCATCAACAAAATTGGCATGTTTAAAGTGGTGCGGGCGGCATCAAATTTAAACGAACAGCAAATGGGCGATGCCATGCACAGCGCCGATGCCATGCTGGCCATTACCATTCCGCCCGATTTTTCGGCCAAGATTGAAGCAAAAGCCAAATCATCATCAAATAAAGCGCTAAAAAGCTTTGGCCTGCAGGCTGATTCGGCTAAAGAAGAAAAACTAACGGCCCCTACGCCACTAATATTACATTACAATCCTTCCATCCCCGAGTCTATCCGTTTTTCGGTAAACGGAGCTTTAACCAGCGCTCTGCAAATTGTAGAAAGCCGCGAAACCCTGCGCACACTCTACTTCGCCATAAATGAAAAGGAGATGCCCGAAAAGCTGGAACAGGAAATGCTGAACGGGAAGGCCGAAATAAAGCAGGTGCCGGTATCAAAGGGCGGCAGCATAACCGCGCCAAACGCCACTCAGCACAACGTGCCTGCATGGACTATATTTGCCATGTTTTTTATCATCATGTCGTTAAGTGGCAGCGTGGTGCGGGAAAAGGTGAGCGGCAGTTTTATCCGGTTAAAAACATTGCCCACCAATTTTGCTGTAGGCCTGTTATCCAAGCAGATCACCTATCTGTGCGTTACATTGTTCCAGGCGCTGGTAATTTTTTCGCTGGGATTATGGTTTTTTCCGTATATTAATTTGCCCGCGTTAAACTTACCGGCAGATATTTTTGGTTTGGTATTGGTAACAGTGGCCGTTGGCTATTGCGCTGTAAGCTACGCTATTTGCGTGGGCGTGTTTGCCCATACGCAGGAGCAGGCAAACGGTTTTGGGGCGGTATCCATAGTAATACTATCGGCTATTGGAGGCCTTATGGTGCCTTCATTTGCCATGCCGGGAGCACTAAAAACAATTAGTTCATTATCGCCATTACATTGGTGTATTGAAGCCTATTATGGCTTATTTTTAGAGGGCGCGGGATTAAAGGATGTTGTTATCAGCATTATTCCGTTGGTTGGAATTACATTTGTATTCCAGGCGCTAACGTTTATTGGTTTAAAAAGAAAGAATTTAATATAG
- a CDS encoding ABC transporter ATP-binding protein yields the protein MVSKTSLAVNIENLCFHYPGNSGVTYDGLNLRIAEGERFGLFGPNGAGKTTLMNLMTGLLVADKGTVELLGHKIGTKSKAVNKLFGFVPQDFSFYQELSPIENLEFFGAWYGLNRKQIAQRSAELLEILGLTEVSHKAVENFSGGMKRRVNLAIGVIHNPRILFLDEPTVGVDVQTRHAIIHYLKQLNKQGTTLIYTSHQLAEAEGLCEQIALVDKGEIVREGKLDSLLEEYGHQDLEELFLNLTGKDYRN from the coding sequence ATGGTAAGCAAAACATCCCTCGCCGTAAATATCGAAAACCTTTGTTTTCATTATCCGGGTAATTCGGGGGTGACTTACGACGGCCTGAATTTGAGGATTGCTGAAGGTGAGCGCTTCGGGTTGTTTGGCCCGAACGGAGCCGGTAAAACCACGCTGATGAACCTCATGACCGGCTTGCTTGTTGCAGATAAAGGTACGGTTGAACTGCTGGGGCATAAAATTGGCACCAAAAGCAAGGCTGTAAATAAGCTGTTTGGCTTTGTGCCGCAGGATTTTTCCTTTTACCAAGAATTAAGTCCGATAGAAAACCTGGAATTTTTTGGGGCATGGTACGGCTTAAACCGTAAACAAATTGCGCAGCGGTCGGCAGAATTGCTGGAGATATTGGGCCTTACGGAAGTGAGCCATAAAGCCGTTGAAAATTTTTCGGGAGGGATGAAGCGCAGGGTTAATTTGGCCATAGGGGTTATTCATAACCCCAGGATATTGTTTTTGGATGAGCCAACTGTTGGTGTGGATGTGCAAACCCGTCACGCCATCATCCATTATTTAAAGCAGCTGAATAAGCAAGGCACTACACTGATATATACCTCGCATCAGCTGGCCGAAGCCGAGGGCTTGTGCGAGCAAATAGCACTTGTTGATAAAGGCGAGATTGTTAGGGAAGGAAAACTGGATAGCTTGCTGGAAGAGTACGGTCACCAGGACCTGGAAGAACTGTTTTTAAACTTAACAGGAAAGGATTACCGGAACTAA
- a CDS encoding BtrH N-terminal domain-containing protein, with protein sequence MKIDFEHGQAAHCESGVTSNLLKKISNGKVTEPLAFGIGAGLFFVYVPLIKINNGPAIAFRSMPGFIFNRTCKSLGIPVIQKKFGSKEKAEAALMESLEAGQPVGAQVGVYYLSYFPKEYRFHFNAHNLIVFGKEGDNYLISDPIMEHATTLTSYELERVRFAKGALAPKGQLYYPANQTEITDDQIRSAIKSGIKKNAFNMISIPGPFAGVNGIRYTGNKIKGWRDKLGLKTAGLYLAQLVRMQEEIGTGGGGFRYIYAAFLQQANDYLPNPVLLQASEMFTQAGDMWRTAAVQAAGIYKGRIGSQEDFNVMGNYLLEIAEIEKKAFTLLKNIKW encoded by the coding sequence ATGAAGATTGATTTTGAACACGGACAAGCTGCACATTGCGAATCGGGGGTTACCAGTAATTTATTAAAAAAGATCTCGAACGGCAAAGTAACCGAGCCGCTGGCTTTTGGTATTGGCGCCGGGCTGTTTTTTGTATACGTACCGCTTATAAAAATAAATAACGGGCCGGCAATTGCCTTCCGCTCTATGCCGGGCTTTATATTTAACCGTACCTGCAAATCGCTGGGGATTCCGGTGATACAGAAAAAATTTGGCTCGAAAGAGAAGGCCGAGGCCGCTTTGATGGAAAGCCTTGAAGCGGGACAGCCGGTTGGCGCGCAGGTAGGGGTTTATTATCTATCCTATTTCCCTAAGGAATACCGTTTTCATTTTAACGCCCACAACCTTATTGTTTTTGGTAAAGAAGGGGATAATTACCTGATTAGCGATCCTATTATGGAACATGCCACCACCTTAACCAGCTACGAGTTGGAGCGTGTACGTTTTGCCAAAGGGGCTTTGGCGCCAAAAGGGCAATTATACTATCCTGCCAATCAAACGGAAATTACCGACGACCAGATCAGGAGTGCTATTAAAAGCGGAATTAAGAAAAACGCTTTCAACATGATCTCCATCCCCGGCCCTTTCGCTGGTGTAAACGGGATAAGGTATACGGGTAATAAAATTAAAGGCTGGCGCGATAAGCTGGGCCTTAAAACTGCAGGATTGTACCTGGCGCAATTGGTGCGTATGCAGGAAGAAATTGGTACGGGTGGCGGCGGGTTCAGGTACATTTATGCCGCGTTTTTACAACAGGCAAATGATTACCTGCCAAACCCGGTATTGTTACAGGCATCAGAAATGTTTACGCAGGCGGGCGACATGTGGCGAACAGCCGCAGTGCAGGCCGCTGGTATTTACAAAGGCCGCATAGGCAGCCAGGAAGATTTTAATGTAATGGGCAACTATTTGTTAGAAATTGCCGAAATAGAAAAGAAAGCTTTTACACTGCTGAAAAATATTAAATGGTAA
- a CDS encoding beta-ketoacyl-ACP synthase III — translation MSFNQVYINATSAFLPNQPVANDDMEQYLGYIDNKPSKSKKIVLRNNAITTRYYALDKNKKATHTNAQMTALAVKELFKNTDAKIEDTDILSCGTSSPDQMMPSHGVMTHGWLPEAGAIEVVSPAGVCCAGMHALKYAFMAIKSGDAKQAVATGSERFSGLLVSDVFEEEAQKLKELTENPYIAFHKDFLRWMLSDGASAFLMTDKPNETGLSLRVEWIEGVSYANQMDACMYMGAEKQADGSLKGFMDFTPEEVMNKSIFSVKQDIGLLSDNIVPLGGAKIKEIFERRGLTTLDIDHFLPHISSDFFRPKIYDMVEIYGGGIPYEKWFMNLYTVGNVGAASVYLMINELFHSGKLKVGEKILLLVPESSRFSYMYAMLTVV, via the coding sequence ATGTCTTTTAATCAGGTTTATATAAACGCCACATCTGCTTTTTTACCCAACCAGCCCGTTGCAAACGACGATATGGAGCAGTATTTGGGTTATATTGATAATAAGCCTTCCAAATCAAAAAAAATTGTACTACGTAATAATGCAATTACTACCCGGTATTATGCGCTTGATAAAAATAAAAAAGCAACACATACCAATGCCCAGATGACAGCGTTGGCCGTTAAAGAGCTGTTTAAAAATACCGATGCTAAAATAGAGGATACCGATATCTTATCATGCGGCACTTCATCGCCAGACCAGATGATGCCAAGCCACGGTGTAATGACGCATGGCTGGCTACCCGAGGCTGGTGCAATTGAGGTGGTATCGCCGGCGGGCGTTTGCTGCGCCGGGATGCATGCTTTAAAATATGCTTTTATGGCCATCAAATCTGGCGATGCCAAACAAGCGGTGGCTACCGGATCTGAAAGGTTTTCGGGCCTGCTGGTGTCTGACGTATTTGAAGAGGAGGCGCAGAAATTAAAGGAGCTTACCGAAAATCCATACATAGCTTTCCACAAAGATTTTTTACGCTGGATGTTATCCGATGGCGCTTCGGCCTTTTTGATGACCGATAAACCCAACGAAACCGGCTTAAGCTTAAGAGTGGAGTGGATTGAAGGAGTATCATACGCCAACCAGATGGATGCCTGTATGTATATGGGCGCCGAAAAACAGGCTGATGGCAGCCTGAAAGGCTTTATGGATTTTACCCCAGAAGAGGTGATGAACAAATCCATTTTCAGCGTTAAGCAGGATATTGGTTTGCTGAGCGATAATATCGTTCCGTTGGGTGGCGCCAAAATCAAAGAAATTTTTGAACGACGCGGGCTAACTACCTTAGATATCGACCATTTTTTACCCCATATCTCCAGCGACTTTTTCAGGCCGAAAATTTATGATATGGTGGAGATTTACGGCGGCGGCATCCCGTATGAAAAATGGTTTATGAACCTTTACACGGTAGGTAACGTTGGTGCAGCCTCTGTTTATTTAATGATAAACGAGTTGTTTCACAGCGGTAAACTAAAAGTAGGCGAAAAAATATTGCTTTTGGTGCCCGAAAGTTCAAGATTTTCGTATATGTATGCTATGCTTACTGTTGTTTAA
- a CDS encoding SDR family oxidoreductase, with translation MDKTKQFAGSWAVILGGSGGFGFGALQKLAAHGMNVAVLYRETSITEKPLKIKLSQIAETNGITILPFNINALEQTGRDLFLKQFTEVAVHKHCVKLLLHSIARGNLKPLAAESGNADSTTVLSTDDIQATSYAMANSLLDWTRLLLSAGLFNADARIIGLTSDGAHKYWESYAAVSIAKASLESLAKYMAVEFSNFGIKTNLIQAGVTETASLKRIPGSDKLIDLATANNPMGRLTKPADVANVIYMLCTDEAFWINGALIHVDGGEHCL, from the coding sequence ATGGATAAAACTAAACAGTTTGCTGGTTCATGGGCTGTAATTTTAGGAGGATCGGGCGGCTTCGGGTTTGGGGCTTTGCAAAAGCTTGCCGCGCATGGCATGAACGTAGCGGTTTTGTACCGTGAAACCTCCATTACCGAAAAACCACTCAAAATAAAACTTAGCCAGATTGCTGAAACAAACGGTATAACCATACTGCCGTTTAATATAAACGCGCTTGAACAAACCGGGCGCGATTTATTTTTAAAACAATTTACCGAAGTTGCTGTACATAAACATTGTGTTAAGTTATTACTGCATTCAATAGCCCGGGGCAATTTAAAACCGCTGGCTGCCGAATCGGGAAACGCCGACAGTACCACTGTTCTTTCAACTGATGATATACAGGCCACCAGCTATGCCATGGCTAATAGTTTGCTCGACTGGACAAGACTATTGTTAAGCGCAGGACTTTTTAACGCCGATGCGCGTATTATAGGCCTTACCAGCGATGGGGCGCATAAATATTGGGAAAGTTACGCAGCGGTATCTATTGCAAAGGCATCGTTAGAAAGCCTTGCAAAATACATGGCAGTTGAATTTAGCAACTTTGGGATAAAAACTAATTTAATACAGGCAGGGGTTACCGAAACGGCATCGTTAAAAAGAATACCGGGCAGCGATAAATTAATTGACCTGGCCACGGCAAACAATCCTATGGGCCGGTTAACAAAGCCTGCAGATGTTGCAAACGTAATATATATGCTTTGTACCGACGAAGCCTTCTGGATAAATGGTGCATTGATTCATGTTGACGGTGGCGAACATTGTTTGTAA